In Haloarcula limicola, the genomic stretch CCGAGCAGACGGCGTTCAGCGAGGCGATCGACGACCCCGTCGGCGAGGCGAAAGTGAAGGGGGAGTTCCCCCACGCCGCCGAGTTCCGCAACGGGTCGATCGTCACCTACGAGGGCGAACAGCACTACGTCACCGTCGTCGCAGAGCACCCGTGTTACGCCGCCGCGCCGCTCCAGTTCCCCCTCGGCGTGTTCGCCATCGCGTTCGGGACGCTCGCGATCCTGTCGCCGCCGCTGTACCGGAAGATGGTCGCGCTGGAAGAACAGGCCGGCTGAGCGGCGCTATATCGACGCGCCGACGTACAGCACGAGGACGAGGAAGATCCAGACGGCGTCGACGAAGTGCCAGTACAGCGACGTCGTCTGGATGGCGGTGTCGCGCTCCGCAGAGTAGTGGCCCTTGAGCGCCCGCCCGAAGGCGATACCGATGAGGAGGACGCCGAGCGCGACGTGGAGGCCGTGCAGTCCAGTCAGGCCGAAGAAGGCGCTTCCGAGAATCCCCGTCGAGAGGGTAAAGCCCTCCGCGACGAGCAGCTCGTAGTACTCGTAGGCCTGCCCGCCGAGGAAGACGACTCCGAGCAGTAGCGTCGCGCCCATGAGCCCGAGAAACCGCCGTCTGTTCCCCGATTCCAGCGCCTCGTGGCCGTAGTGCAGCGTGAAGCTGCTCGCCACCAGCAACGCGGTGTTGATAATGACGAGCGACCCCAGGAGTGACGGGAGGTGCTCGGGCGGCCACGCGCCGACGCGGATGAACGCGTAGTAGACGAACCCCGCCGAGAACGTCGCCACGTCCGAGACCAGAAACAGTATCATCCCCATCCGCAGGACGCCCGAGTCGCCGCCGTGCGAGCGGCGGTAGTCCGCGATGAACGCCTCGTTGGCCCACCCGGCGAGCCCGCCGAGGAGACCGAGCGCGCCGACGGCGACGAGGGCGACCGGGATGACCGACGGCACCAGATTCTGCCCCATGAAGTAGAGACCAGCGCCGAGATACAGCGCGCCGGCCCCGATCGCCGCCGGCAGCGGCCAGCGGCTCTCGTGGGCGTGTTCCTCCTCCTCGTCGCCTGCGTGCTCGCTCGCCACTTCGGTGGCCTCGGCCATGTCACACGCTGGGGGTGCTGTCGTTAAATAACTGGTCGGAACGGGCGCGGGCCGTCGGCGTCGCGGGGTTTTGTCTGTCGGGTGCCGTCAAAAAGTGATGATACGAGAGGACTGCATATCGGCCGGGAGTGGCCTCTGTGCCACGACCCGGGGAAAGGCAGGCCTGCCTGAGAGCATCCGGCGGCGGAGCCGCCGGTTCCCCGGAATCGCCGGCGGCGATTCCGGCCTTTTTAGCGTAGATTTTTGCACGGGGGTTGAGGGCGCAGAGCGCCCGATGCCCCCGTGTAAAAAGGTACTATTGGAACGTCCGGCTGACCTTCTCGTCGTCGCCCAGCGAGGGCTCCGCGGTGTCGAAGCGCTGTTCGATCTCGTCGTAGCGCTCGCGGGTCTCCTCGGTGACGCTGGGGCCGACCTCGTCGAGCGCGTGCTCGAAGTGGTCCATCGTCACGCGGACGTTCGAGACCGAGTCGCCGATGTCCTCGGGGTCGACGTTGTTGATGAACTCGCGGGTCGCGGCCATCGACGCCTCGCGGCAGACCGCCTCGATGTCGGCACCGACGTAGCCCTCGGTCCGGCGGGCGAGGCTGTCGAGGTCGATGCCCTCGGCCAGCGGTTTATCGCGGGTGTGCACGCCGAAGATGGCGCGCCGGGCGGCCTCGTCGGGCACCGGCACGTGGACGTGGCGGTCCAGGCGTCCCGGGCGCAGGAGCGCGTCGTCGATGAGGTCGGGCCGGTTGGTCGTGGCGACCACGACGACGTCCTCCATCTCCTCGATGCCGTCGAGTTCGGTCAGCAGCTGCGAGACGACCCGTTCGCCGACGCCGGAGTCGAACCCGCCGCTCCCGCGCTCACCGGCGATGGAGTCGATCTCGTCGAAGAACACCACCGTCGGGGCGTTCTCGCGGGCCTTGCTGAACACCTCGCGGACGCCCTTCTCGGACTCGCCGACGAACTTGTTCAGCAGTTCCGGCCCCTTCACGGAGATGAAGTTCGACTGGGCCTCGTTGGCGACGGCCTTCGCCAGCAGGGTCTTCCCCGTGCCCGGCGGGCCGTACAGCAGGACGCCCTTCGCGGCTTCGAGGTCCATCGACTCGAACACCTCGGTGTATTCGAGCGGCCACTGGATGGTCTCGCGGAGCCGCTCCTTGGTGTCCTCTAAGCCGCCGACGGAGTCCCACGTGACGTCGGGGACCTCGACGAACACCTCGCGGAGCGCGGAGGGCTCGATGCCCTTCATCGCGTCCCTGAAGTCGTCCTCGGTGACCTCCAGTTTCTCGAGCACCTCGGCGTCGATCTCGTCGGATTCGAGGTCGAGCTCCGGGCGGATGCGCCGGAGCGCGTTCATCGCGCCCTCCTTGGTCAACTGTTCGAGGTCGGCACCGACGAAGCCGTGCGTGCTCTCGGCGTAGCCGTCCAGGTCGATGTCGTCGGCGACGGGCATCCCGCGGGTGTGGACCTGCAGGATCTCTTTGCGTCCTTCCTTGTCCGGGACGCCGATCTCGATCTCGCGGTCGAAGCGGCCCCCGCGGCGCAGCGCGGGGTCGATGGCGTCGACGCGGTTGGTCGCGCCGATGACGATGACCTGGCCGCGCTCTTCGAGGCCGTCCATCAGCGAGAGCAGCTGGGCCACGACGCGCCGTTCCACGTCGCCCTGGGTCTCGCCGCGCTTGGGGGCGATGGAGTCGATCTCGTCGATGAAGACGATGGCCGGGGCCTGCTCCTCGGCCTCCTCGAAGATCTCGCGGAGCTGCTCCTCGCTCTCGCCGTAGTACTTCGACATGATCTCCGGGCCGGAGATGGTCGTGAAGTAGGCGTCTATCTCGTTGGCGACGGCCTTCGCCATGAGGGTCTTCCCCGTGCCCGGCGGGCCGTGCAGGAGGACGCCCTTCGGCGGTTCGATGCCGAGCTGCTGGAACAGCTCGGGGTGGCGCATCGGCAGCTCGATCATCTCGCGGACCTGTTCGAGCTCGTCGTCGAGGCCGCCGATGTCCTCGTAGGCCACGTCGGGCGACTCGCGATCGGACGTGCCCTCCTCGCCGCCGCGGATCTGTTCGGCGGGCTTCTCGCTGACCTGGATATCAGTCGAGTCCGTGACTACGACCGTTCCGGAGGGGTCGGTCTCGGCGATCTTCAGCGGGATCTTCTGGCCCGACATCGACGAGAGCGGGCCGAGCCCGAAGCTCACGGGGACGGTCTGGCCCTGGGTGACGGCCTGCCCGCTGAGGTTGTTCCGGATCATGGGACCGACGTTCCCGCGGACCCGGAGGTTCTGCGGGAGTGCGACGGTGATGGCCGTCGCCGGCTTCACGTCGGCCTTCTCGACGGTGACGCTGTCGTCGATACCGACGCCGGCCTCCTGGCGGAGTTGCCCGTCGATGCGGACGATGCCGTTAGCCTCGTCCTCGGGGTAACCGGGCCAGACGCGCGCGACGGCGCGCTGCCCCTGCTTGCCTTCGAGAACGATGTAGTCGCCGTTCTCGAGGTCCATCTCGCTCATCGCGGCCCGGTCGATGGCCGCGAGTCCGCGCCCTGCGTCCTTCTGCTTGAGTGGTTTGACGGTGAGTTTCATCAGATATCACTCTCCTCGTCCGACACTTCGATAGTGAGGACGCCGTTGTTGATAAACGCTCGTGCCTCGGCGGCCTCGGGGAGTTCCCGCTCGTACTGCTCGTCGTCGCGGACGACGATGACCGTGCCGTCGACGACGTCCACGCTGGCGTCGTCGGCGGCTCCCACGTCCGCCGCGAGCACGACGCCGTCTTCGTACTCGAACCGGCGGAGGGGCGTCTCGTCGAACAACTGCTGTTCTGAATTCATCCTAACCCTGAGTAAGTTAGATAACTATATAAACTTATCGCCGACATTCGCTATACGGAAGCCCTCCATAGAAATAGATGCTTGAATGCGGTTCACACTGAGTTCGTGTCCTGCGTTCTTTTATCTGTCGGGCACGTTCGCACGGCGTATGAAAACGGTCGCCCACGATGGACGGACGACGGCGTATCGGGTAGTCGAGGGCGAGGGATCGGGACACACCGCTCTCTACGTCCACGGTAGCGGCGGGACTCACCGGGTATGGGCCAATCAGTACGCGCCAGACGGTCCCGTCCGTCCGGCCGCCGCGATCGACCTGAGCGGGCACGGGGAGTCCGAGGACGTGGAGACGCCGCCGGGGACAGACACTTTGACCGCGTACGCGAGCGATGTCGTCGCCGTCGCCCGGGAAGTGGACGCGAACGTCCTCGTCGGCAACTCGTTGGGCGGGGCCGTCGCCCAGTGGGTGGCGCTGGAGACCGACTGGCGACCTGACGCGCTCGTGTTAGCGGGCTCGGGACCGTCACTCCCGGTCTACGACGCGCTCAGGGAGTGGCTGGACGGCGACTTCGACCGGGCCGTCGAGTTCCTCCACGGCCGGGACCGACTCTTCCACTCAACGGACGAGACGCTCCTCTCCCGGTCGCGAGAACAGATGCGAGCGGTCGGCCGGGCCGTCACGCGTCGGGACTTCCTGACGTGCCACGAGTTCGACGTCACCGACCGCCTCGGCGGGATCGACGCGCCGACGCTCGCGCTGTGCGGCGAACACGACAAACTCACGCCGCGGGACTACCACGAGCTGCTGGCCGCCGAGATCCCGGGCGGGGAGTTCGCGGTCGTCCCCGACGCCGCGCACCTCGCCATGCTCGAACGGCCGGCGGTCTTCAACGAGGCCGTCGCCGACTTCCTGCGGTCCCGTCCGGGTGTCGGCGAGGACTGACCCGTCTCGGCCGCTCGGGACTTCATCAGTAGTACCGCGGCGAGAACGCGAAGAACAGCAGGGCGATACCGAGCATGATGCGCGGGCCGGCCCGTCCGAACGCCGTCGGCGCGACGACAGAGAGGAACAGCACCACGCCCATCGGCACGACCGTCTTCACCCCGGGTTTGGGGTAGTCGAACGGCGCGACCTGCGCGACCGCCAGGACGGTGACCGCCGCGGCGAGTAGCACGGGGCTCGTGATACCGGCGAGATAGGCGGTGGCCAGAACGATCGCGCCGAGCGAGTTCGGCATTCCCGGTCGCTCGTTAGGCCCGTCGAAGTACGTCGAGTAGAAGGCCGTGCGGACGATGGAGAGGACTGCGTAGAGCGATGCGACCACCGAGACGGCGACGAACGTCAGCGGGTCCGCGCCCGTGATATTTCCGAACCGGCCGGTCAGCAGGACGTAGACGAACAGGCTCGGCGTGACGCCGAAGGAGACGACGTCCGTGATGGAGTCGAGCAGCGGCCCGACCTCGGAGCTGTCGCCGTTCCGGGCGACGATACCGTCCAACGCGTCGACGATGACCGAGAGCAGGAGGAGGCGAGCGGCGAGATGGAGGTCGGTGAAGGCGACGGCCCCGGCGACGAACCCGACGACGGCGTTGACCAGCGTCACGCCGTCGGCGACACTGAGTCGGCGCTGTACCTCGAATCCCATGCCTGCCCGGTCGGACACCGCCTACATGAAAGAGTCGAAACGAAGTTCACTCCTCGGGGAGGTCGTAGCCGACGACGAAGCGGGCGGCCGTCGCCAGCGTCCCAGTGACGAGGACGTACAGCTGCCAGCCGCCGCGGACGACGGGGAAGATCCGGTCCACGTTCTCCGGCTCCGCCCGTCCGGGATTGGGGTCGACGCCGGTGTCCATCTGGACGGTGCTCGTGTTGCCGATCGACTTCAACGAGGGACTGCTCCCGCCGCCGGAATTGGGTTTCCACTCCACGAACGTCTGGACGATGCCGCGCCGGGTCGAGAGTTCGAGTCGCCCCCTGAACACGTAGAACTCGTCGTGGATCGGCCAGAGGAGGTTCGCACCGCCGGTGACGGTGTCGAAGAGGACGTGGCCGACGGCGTAGACGACGATGCAGAACCACGCGACGCGGACGCCGTAGGCCCCCCACCGCGTACGCACGTACGATTCGTCTCGCCAGTAGAGGTCGGCCGCGAGGACGAGCGCGAGTATCGCGGGGATGACGAGGTTCGTCGTCGCGGTCCGATGGCCCGCTCGCGAGAACAGCGCGATGAACGCGTCGATGTCGGGAATCGTCACGACGACGAGCGAGAGGAGGAGCGACCGCCTATCGAACGCCGCGCCGAGCAGCGTCGCCGCCAGCAGACCGACGAACGCGTAGTGGACGACCAGCGATGGCATACGTTCACTGTTGTCACGACGGTGATGAGCGTTGCGGCGCTCCGGACGGAATAGATTTATGATGGCTCTGTGAGAGCGCTCGAACGGGTACGCACATATGGGTGTAGGGGGTATCCCGGGGACTCGTCAGTCACCCGGCCGGAGCGGGTGGTATCGCCGTGCGTAGCGACGAGGACGCCGTCGGCGTCGCCGACGGGCTCGGGCTGGAGACGGGCCAACAGGCGCTGTTATCGATCGACTCGATGCAGTCGCCGCTCAGAGAGTTGCCGCCGAGTGCCTACGCCAACCTGCTGGTCGTCGCATCGACGACACCGGCGACCGTCGCCGGCGAACTGTCGGCGGCGGGAGCCGACTTACGCACCGTGGGTCAGATCCCGATCTCGGGGTCGGAGTCGAACTACGACGGGCCGATGTGGACCTGTGACCCGCTCGTCCCCGACGACCTGACCGGGTTGAGCATGCGTCTCTCTCGCGGTCTCGACGCGCTGGGTGCGGGACGCGGCTGGGTGCTCTTCGAGAACCTCAACGTCTTCCTGCTGTACGCCAGCGAGGACCGCGTCGTCCGCTTCCTCGACCACGCCGCGACGCTGGCCCGCGAGCGCGACATCCGCGGCGTGTACGCGCTCGTCAGGGACGCCGTCGACGACGAGACGTACGCCCGACTCAGGCGGACGGTCGACGTCGAGCGAGACTGCCGTTGACTGCTGAGTGATGACACTCGTCGATCGTCTCGCGGCCGTTCCGAGTCGTTCGAATCACCGTTCTCGGTTACTGCAGTTCGGTCGCGCGCCGACGGAGACCGACGTTCATCTGCTCGAACCCGCGAACCAGTCGCCGGTCGAACCGGTCCGCGAGACGGGCCGCGAGGGGACCGTCGACGGTCTCTCGCTGGACGAACCGACAGCCGCCGGCCGTCGGTTCGAGCGGGAACCGGTGCTCGGCGTCGACGCCGAACAGCGTCGACCGCCAGCTGAGCTCTCGCCGCGGGTCGACGACCGTGATCTCCGGAGCGAACGACACCGTCGGCAGTCCCGGGACCGAGAGCCTCGCGTCGACCGTTTCGCCGACGGCGAACTCGCCGCGAACCGACAGCAGCGTGTTCCAGCGGCGATACGCGGAGACGTCGGTCAGCACCTCCCAGACCGTGGCTGGTGTCGCGGGAACGTCGATACCGGCCGCGATCTCCGTCATACCCACTCTTAGCGACGGTCCGGTGAAAAGCCTCTCGCGTCTTTCGGATAGTGGGGCTAACGCGA encodes the following:
- a CDS encoding cytochrome c oxidase subunit 3 yields the protein MAEATEVASEHAGDEEEEHAHESRWPLPAAIGAGALYLGAGLYFMGQNLVPSVIPVALVAVGALGLLGGLAGWANEAFIADYRRSHGGDSGVLRMGMILFLVSDVATFSAGFVYYAFIRVGAWPPEHLPSLLGSLVIINTALLVASSFTLHYGHEALESGNRRRFLGLMGATLLLGVVFLGGQAYEYYELLVAEGFTLSTGILGSAFFGLTGLHGLHVALGVLLIGIAFGRALKGHYSAERDTAIQTTSLYWHFVDAVWIFLVLVLYVGASI
- a CDS encoding CDC48 family AAA ATPase, whose amino-acid sequence is MKLTVKPLKQKDAGRGLAAIDRAAMSEMDLENGDYIVLEGKQGQRAVARVWPGYPEDEANGIVRIDGQLRQEAGVGIDDSVTVEKADVKPATAITVALPQNLRVRGNVGPMIRNNLSGQAVTQGQTVPVSFGLGPLSSMSGQKIPLKIAETDPSGTVVVTDSTDIQVSEKPAEQIRGGEEGTSDRESPDVAYEDIGGLDDELEQVREMIELPMRHPELFQQLGIEPPKGVLLHGPPGTGKTLMAKAVANEIDAYFTTISGPEIMSKYYGESEEQLREIFEEAEEQAPAIVFIDEIDSIAPKRGETQGDVERRVVAQLLSLMDGLEERGQVIVIGATNRVDAIDPALRRGGRFDREIEIGVPDKEGRKEILQVHTRGMPVADDIDLDGYAESTHGFVGADLEQLTKEGAMNALRRIRPELDLESDEIDAEVLEKLEVTEDDFRDAMKGIEPSALREVFVEVPDVTWDSVGGLEDTKERLRETIQWPLEYTEVFESMDLEAAKGVLLYGPPGTGKTLLAKAVANEAQSNFISVKGPELLNKFVGESEKGVREVFSKARENAPTVVFFDEIDSIAGERGSGGFDSGVGERVVSQLLTELDGIEEMEDVVVVATTNRPDLIDDALLRPGRLDRHVHVPVPDEAARRAIFGVHTRDKPLAEGIDLDSLARRTEGYVGADIEAVCREASMAATREFINNVDPEDIGDSVSNVRVTMDHFEHALDEVGPSVTEETRERYDEIEQRFDTAEPSLGDDEKVSRTFQ
- a CDS encoding DUF7127 family protein, which translates into the protein MNSEQQLFDETPLRRFEYEDGVVLAADVGAADDASVDVVDGTVIVVRDDEQYERELPEAAEARAFINNGVLTIEVSDEESDI
- a CDS encoding alpha/beta fold hydrolase, with the protein product MKTVAHDGRTTAYRVVEGEGSGHTALYVHGSGGTHRVWANQYAPDGPVRPAAAIDLSGHGESEDVETPPGTDTLTAYASDVVAVAREVDANVLVGNSLGGAVAQWVALETDWRPDALVLAGSGPSLPVYDALREWLDGDFDRAVEFLHGRDRLFHSTDETLLSRSREQMRAVGRAVTRRDFLTCHEFDVTDRLGGIDAPTLALCGEHDKLTPRDYHELLAAEIPGGEFAVVPDAAHLAMLERPAVFNEAVADFLRSRPGVGED
- a CDS encoding protein sorting system archaetidylserine synthase (This PssA-like phosphatidyltransferase, along with a PssD-like decarboxylase, is required in Haloarchaea for the archaeosortase ArtA to replace the PGF-CTERM sorting signal with a C-terminal lipid anchor.), coding for MGFEVQRRLSVADGVTLVNAVVGFVAGAVAFTDLHLAARLLLLSVIVDALDGIVARNGDSSEVGPLLDSITDVVSFGVTPSLFVYVLLTGRFGNITGADPLTFVAVSVVASLYAVLSIVRTAFYSTYFDGPNERPGMPNSLGAIVLATAYLAGITSPVLLAAAVTVLAVAQVAPFDYPKPGVKTVVPMGVVLFLSVVAPTAFGRAGPRIMLGIALLFFAFSPRYY
- a CDS encoding metal-dependent hydrolase, which codes for MPSLVVHYAFVGLLAATLLGAAFDRRSLLLSLVVVTIPDIDAFIALFSRAGHRTATTNLVIPAILALVLAADLYWRDESYVRTRWGAYGVRVAWFCIVVYAVGHVLFDTVTGGANLLWPIHDEFYVFRGRLELSTRRGIVQTFVEWKPNSGGGSSPSLKSIGNTSTVQMDTGVDPNPGRAEPENVDRIFPVVRGGWQLYVLVTGTLATAARFVVGYDLPEE
- a CDS encoding DUF7504 family protein — protein: MRSDEDAVGVADGLGLETGQQALLSIDSMQSPLRELPPSAYANLLVVASTTPATVAGELSAAGADLRTVGQIPISGSESNYDGPMWTCDPLVPDDLTGLSMRLSRGLDALGAGRGWVLFENLNVFLLYASEDRVVRFLDHAATLARERDIRGVYALVRDAVDDETYARLRRTVDVERDCR
- a CDS encoding SRPBCC domain-containing protein, translating into MTEIAAGIDVPATPATVWEVLTDVSAYRRWNTLLSVRGEFAVGETVDARLSVPGLPTVSFAPEITVVDPRRELSWRSTLFGVDAEHRFPLEPTAGGCRFVQRETVDGPLAARLADRFDRRLVRGFEQMNVGLRRRATELQ